One Prosthecochloris marina DNA segment encodes these proteins:
- a CDS encoding cobyrinate a,c-diamide synthase, giving the protein MISAPHKSSGKTLVSLGVMYNLVQEGFSVNSFKKGPDYIDPMWHRLVTGSQCRNLDPFLMGAGNCLDSFISNSDEKSFSLIEGNHGLHDGMDVDGADSSAGLAELLETPVVLVVDSQKMNRGAAAIVKGMQSMPPKACIKGVILNRLQGARQEEKQRSAIERFCGVPVLGAIPKDDALAITERQLGLTTIDETADAETIIRNVGEKIASCCDLQAIRSLFSQAPPLKTSQVKAERKAIASVSIGVFMDPAFCFYYPENLEALAKNGAELVFINALEDASLPDVDGLYLGGGFPESFLRELSGNRSLLRDVREAARSGIPLYAECGGLIYLCSAAHYEGETYPLANVFPFEMGFQNKPVGHGYLDMKSVCDSPWFAKGERIRAHEFHYSKPFDSSEIDAYQFEVLRGFGVTGKRDGVLRGNLFASFAHLHAVANPGWARRFVALASDYKVKGRCAV; this is encoded by the coding sequence ATGATATCAGCCCCCCATAAAAGCTCGGGCAAGACGCTGGTGAGCCTTGGAGTCATGTACAATCTTGTGCAAGAGGGTTTTAGCGTGAACAGTTTCAAAAAAGGCCCTGACTACATCGATCCGATGTGGCACAGGTTGGTTACGGGAAGTCAGTGCCGAAATCTCGACCCGTTTTTGATGGGTGCCGGAAACTGTCTTGACTCGTTTATCAGCAACAGCGATGAAAAGAGTTTTTCGCTGATAGAGGGCAACCACGGCCTCCATGACGGCATGGACGTTGATGGGGCTGACAGCAGCGCAGGATTGGCGGAACTGCTCGAGACTCCGGTTGTACTGGTTGTTGACAGCCAAAAAATGAACCGTGGAGCAGCTGCGATTGTCAAGGGGATGCAATCGATGCCTCCAAAGGCTTGTATAAAGGGCGTCATTCTCAACCGGTTGCAAGGGGCGCGACAGGAAGAAAAACAAAGAAGTGCTATCGAGCGGTTTTGTGGTGTGCCGGTTTTGGGTGCAATCCCTAAAGATGATGCTCTGGCTATTACAGAAAGACAGCTGGGGCTGACAACGATTGATGAAACTGCCGATGCGGAAACTATTATCCGAAATGTTGGTGAAAAGATTGCCAGTTGTTGTGATTTGCAGGCTATACGATCTCTTTTTTCTCAGGCTCCGCCTCTGAAAACATCACAGGTAAAAGCCGAAAGAAAAGCTATTGCATCCGTATCGATAGGTGTCTTCATGGATCCTGCTTTCTGTTTTTACTATCCTGAAAATCTTGAAGCTTTAGCGAAAAACGGAGCTGAATTGGTCTTTATCAATGCGTTGGAAGATGCTTCGCTGCCTGATGTGGACGGTCTTTATCTCGGTGGTGGATTTCCAGAATCTTTTCTCCGAGAACTCAGTGGCAATCGCAGTCTTTTAAGAGATGTAAGGGAAGCTGCCCGATCTGGCATTCCTCTTTATGCGGAATGCGGTGGGTTGATCTATCTTTGCAGTGCCGCTCATTATGAGGGTGAGACATATCCTCTTGCAAATGTTTTTCCTTTTGAAATGGGGTTTCAAAACAAGCCCGTCGGGCACGGGTATCTCGATATGAAGAGTGTTTGCGATAGTCCCTGGTTTGCCAAAGGTGAAAGGATCAGAGCTCATGAGTTTCATTACTCGAAGCCGTTCGACTCAAGTGAAATCGATGCTTATCAGTTCGAGGTACTACGGGGATTCGGAGTGACAGGCAAACGTGACGGTGTGCTGAGGGGGAATCTGTTTGCTTCCTTTGCACACCTTCATGCCGTCGCAAACCCGGGCTGGGCGAGAAGATTTGTCGCTTTGGCTTCTGACTACAAGGTAAAAGGAAGGTGCGCAGTTTGA
- a CDS encoding YeiH family protein, with protein MSANGKQEPLRSQERVDTEIPTKEHIVEAERCGFQCHAKAAKVRFDELFPGIIASVTVAAAATFLSEHYGAPTMLFALLLGMAFRFLSEGGQAIAGIQFASKTILRIGVALLGMRITLEQILSLGAGPMAVVVVSVMLTILFGLGLSKIMGRGKRFGVLTGGSVGICGASAALAISAILPKDEYSERNTIFTVISVTALSTVAMIFYPVVVEQFGLDHDAAGIFLGGTIHDVAQVVGAGYSVSDKTGDTATFIKLLRVAMLVPAVFTLSLIFHTRNKEEGNAAGGVFLPPFIIFFILLVGVNSAGVTPEPIRQFVVDTSRWCLVTAIAALGMKTSLKALFDVGWKPVSIIVAETLFLAALVLGAIYWMS; from the coding sequence ATGAGCGCCAATGGCAAGCAGGAGCCCTTGCGATCACAAGAGCGAGTAGATACCGAAATTCCAACCAAGGAGCATATTGTCGAGGCAGAGCGCTGCGGTTTTCAGTGTCACGCCAAGGCAGCCAAGGTTCGTTTCGATGAGTTGTTTCCTGGTATTATCGCTTCGGTTACCGTTGCAGCCGCGGCAACGTTTCTTTCCGAACACTACGGAGCCCCGACCATGCTGTTCGCCCTTTTGCTCGGCATGGCTTTCCGGTTTTTGTCCGAGGGAGGGCAAGCTATTGCCGGTATTCAGTTTGCATCCAAAACCATTCTGAGAATCGGGGTTGCACTTCTTGGTATGCGGATAACCCTTGAACAGATTTTATCTCTTGGTGCCGGGCCAATGGCTGTAGTGGTTGTGTCTGTCATGCTGACGATACTCTTTGGGCTCGGTCTTTCAAAAATCATGGGACGAGGAAAACGGTTCGGTGTGCTGACGGGAGGAAGTGTCGGTATCTGCGGGGCATCGGCTGCGCTTGCTATTTCGGCAATCCTTCCAAAAGATGAATACAGCGAACGCAATACTATTTTTACCGTGATCAGCGTGACCGCTCTCAGTACGGTTGCAATGATTTTCTATCCCGTCGTTGTCGAACAGTTCGGCCTCGATCATGATGCGGCCGGTATTTTCCTTGGCGGAACCATTCACGATGTTGCTCAGGTAGTCGGCGCAGGCTATTCCGTTTCCGATAAAACCGGAGATACGGCTACCTTTATCAAGCTTCTGCGTGTTGCCATGTTGGTGCCTGCGGTTTTTACTCTTTCCTTGATTTTTCATACGCGCAACAAGGAAGAAGGAAATGCTGCCGGTGGTGTCTTTTTACCGCCGTTCATCATTTTTTTCATTCTACTGGTCGGGGTCAACAGTGCCGGTGTGACTCCCGAACCCATTCGTCAGTTCGTTGTAGATACATCGCGCTGGTGTCTGGTTACCGCTATAGCGGCTCTCGGTATGAAGACATCTCTCAAAGCTCTTTTTGATGTGGGCTGGAAGCCGGTTTCGATAATTGTTGCCGAAACGTTGTTTCTTGCTGCATTGGTTTTAGGGGCCATCTACTGGATGTCGTAA
- a CDS encoding rhodanese-like domain-containing protein, whose product MVRFIELIRNCLSDVREIMPWDLVERMKDNPDLLVVDVREPYEFDAMHIPGSINIPRGILESACEWDYEETEPELVNARNREVVIVCRSGHRSVLAAHSMQVLGYEDVVSLRTGLRGWNDYEEPLENSEGKAVEEDEADSYFTATLRPDQIDPARRER is encoded by the coding sequence ATGGTGCGTTTTATAGAGCTGATACGGAATTGTCTGTCCGATGTCCGGGAAATCATGCCCTGGGATCTGGTTGAACGCATGAAGGATAATCCGGACCTTCTTGTAGTCGATGTTCGTGAACCATATGAGTTTGATGCGATGCATATTCCGGGTTCCATAAATATTCCGAGAGGTATTTTGGAATCCGCCTGTGAGTGGGATTACGAAGAAACCGAACCCGAACTGGTAAATGCCCGGAATCGGGAAGTTGTCATTGTCTGCCGTTCGGGGCACCGCAGTGTCCTTGCGGCTCATTCGATGCAGGTGCTCGGGTACGAAGATGTGGTTTCTCTCCGCACAGGATTGAGAGGATGGAACGATTATGAAGAACCTCTGGAAAACAGTGAAGGAAAGGCTGTCGAAGAGGATGAAGCCGACAGTTATTTTACAGCGACATTACGCCCCGATCAGATAGATCCGGCGAGAAGAGAGCGTTAG
- the dsrA gene encoding dissimilatory-type sulfite reductase subunit alpha — translation MGDATGAGSNGSDNGKFLNPTPMLDELESGPWPSFVTGLKELAERTKKPMLRGVMDQLEYSYQTRMGYWKGGLVTVKGYGAGIITRYSMIRDKLPEASEFHTMRIQAPPGLHYKTDTLRELCDIWEKHGTGLIALHGQTGDIMLQGIEADKVQECFDELNQNGWDLGGAGAGMRTGVSCAGPARCEQACYDTLEMHERVMKHFVGAVHRPEWNYKFKLKFSGCPNDCTNSIMRSDIAVIGMWKDSIQMDADEVKAWVETNGMEKLVNEVVNLCPTRAISLKDGGIEIDNSNCVHCMHCLNVMPKALSPGKERGVALLMGGKSTLKVGFNAGSMIVPFRKMENEEDIEEFIDLADEIIDWWDDNGLDHERLGETIERVGMKQFLDGVGLEPSIDMVTKPRDNPYFKTKY, via the coding sequence ATGGGTGATGCTACAGGTGCCGGCTCGAACGGGTCGGATAATGGGAAGTTTTTGAACCCCACACCGATGCTGGACGAGCTTGAAAGCGGTCCCTGGCCAAGTTTTGTGACCGGTCTCAAGGAGCTTGCCGAAAGGACAAAAAAGCCGATGCTACGCGGCGTAATGGATCAGCTGGAATATTCTTACCAGACCAGGATGGGATATTGGAAAGGTGGGCTCGTTACCGTGAAAGGATATGGCGCAGGGATTATTACACGATATTCGATGATAAGGGATAAGCTGCCTGAAGCATCGGAGTTTCATACAATGCGTATCCAGGCTCCCCCGGGATTGCATTACAAAACGGATACGTTGAGGGAACTGTGCGATATTTGGGAAAAGCACGGAACCGGCCTGATAGCCTTGCATGGGCAGACCGGAGATATCATGCTGCAAGGTATCGAGGCTGACAAAGTTCAAGAGTGTTTTGACGAACTCAACCAGAATGGTTGGGATCTTGGCGGTGCGGGAGCCGGAATGCGTACCGGAGTTTCCTGTGCCGGTCCCGCTCGCTGTGAGCAGGCTTGTTACGATACCCTCGAAATGCACGAGAGAGTCATGAAACATTTTGTGGGTGCGGTCCATCGCCCTGAGTGGAACTACAAATTCAAACTTAAGTTTTCTGGGTGTCCCAACGACTGTACGAATTCAATCATGCGCTCCGACATAGCTGTGATAGGGATGTGGAAAGATTCGATCCAGATGGATGCCGATGAGGTGAAAGCATGGGTTGAAACGAATGGAATGGAAAAACTGGTCAATGAGGTTGTTAACCTCTGTCCTACAAGGGCTATTTCTCTCAAGGATGGCGGAATAGAGATAGACAACAGCAACTGTGTTCACTGCATGCATTGTCTGAATGTGATGCCGAAAGCGCTTTCTCCGGGCAAGGAGCGCGGCGTGGCTCTCCTGATGGGCGGAAAGAGTACGCTCAAAGTCGGTTTCAATGCCGGGTCCATGATTGTGCCGTTCAGGAAAATGGAAAACGAAGAGGATATCGAGGAGTTTATCGATCTGGCCGATGAGATTATCGACTGGTGGGATGATAATGGTCTTGACCACGAACGACTTGGTGAAACTATCGAACGCGTCGGTATGAAGCAGTTTCTCGACGGTGTCGGTTTGGAACCGAGTATCGACATGGTGACGAAGCCGCGTGACAATCCGTACTTCAAGACGAAATATTAG
- a CDS encoding TusE/DsrC/DsvC family sulfur relay protein: protein MGIEVNGLAIETDDDGYLVNLEDWSKDVAGKLAEAEDIEMAEEHWSVVNFLRDYYDDYQIAPAVKVLTKAIAKERGLDKKAASEFLYGLFPSGPALQACKIAGLPKPTGCV, encoded by the coding sequence ATGGGGATTGAGGTAAATGGTTTGGCTATCGAGACAGATGATGACGGTTATCTTGTGAATCTTGAAGATTGGTCTAAAGATGTGGCGGGCAAGCTTGCTGAAGCTGAGGATATTGAGATGGCAGAGGAGCATTGGAGCGTAGTCAACTTTCTCAGGGATTACTACGACGATTATCAGATAGCTCCGGCAGTTAAAGTGCTTACCAAGGCTATCGCCAAAGAGCGAGGTTTGGATAAAAAAGCTGCTTCGGAATTCCTTTATGGTCTTTTCCCGAGCGGGCCGGCTCTGCAGGCATGTAAAATAGCAGGGTTGCCGAAACCAACTGGTTGTGTTTAA
- a CDS encoding 4Fe-4S dicluster domain-containing protein has translation MARYGMVMDMRLCVGCQACMAACSMENQTPYWNGKFRTHVEDIEHGLYPNVHRELLPRLCMHCDNTPCLSACPSGATYRTEEGIIRINYDRCMGCYACSIACPYDARYPYDREDVKTAAELYDDDLSHRVPHVDKCSFCEHRVLEGLTPGCAGTCPTNARVFGDLDDPESEVHKLSKTGKAKPLRPELGTSPKVFYIPS, from the coding sequence ATGGCACGTTATGGAATGGTAATGGACATGCGCCTGTGCGTCGGCTGCCAGGCTTGTATGGCGGCATGTTCGATGGAAAACCAAACCCCTTACTGGAACGGAAAATTCCGCACTCATGTCGAAGATATCGAACACGGCCTCTATCCGAACGTTCACAGGGAGCTGCTGCCGAGACTATGCATGCATTGTGACAACACCCCCTGCCTTTCAGCCTGTCCTTCCGGAGCGACCTACCGAACAGAAGAGGGTATCATCAGGATCAACTACGACCGTTGCATGGGATGTTATGCCTGTTCGATTGCCTGCCCGTATGACGCCCGTTACCCCTATGACCGCGAGGATGTAAAAACAGCGGCAGAGCTTTATGACGATGACCTTTCACACCGGGTACCACATGTTGATAAATGCAGTTTTTGCGAACATCGCGTTCTCGAGGGACTGACTCCCGGATGTGCAGGTACCTGCCCTACAAATGCAAGAGTGTTCGGAGACCTCGATGATCCGGAAAGTGAGGTTCACAAGCTTTCAAAAACCGGAAAAGCCAAACCGCTTCGTCCGGAACTCGGGACATCACCCAAGGTATTCTACATCCCGTCCTAA
- a CDS encoding sulfurtransferase TusA family protein has product MSEIATNMELDCKGMNCPLPILKTKKAVDSLQSGDVLKMMATDPGSVNDMASWSKRTGNEVIEHVEEGDIHTFYIKKK; this is encoded by the coding sequence ATGAGTGAAATCGCAACCAATATGGAGCTTGACTGCAAGGGAATGAACTGTCCTTTGCCGATTCTTAAAACCAAGAAAGCTGTGGATAGCTTGCAAAGCGGTGACGTTTTGAAAATGATGGCAACCGATCCCGGCTCCGTTAACGATATGGCTTCATGGTCCAAGCGTACAGGAAACGAGGTGATCGAGCACGTCGAAGAAGGTGATATCCATACCTTTTATATCAAGAAAAAATAG
- a CDS encoding molybdopterin-dependent oxidoreductase translates to MKKKITRRQFLKATGVLGGMAILRPIWDSGQQTAGVHAQSSSGEVVWIPSICNFCSSFCNINIAVKTVNGRKRAVKIEGNPNSPLNRGKICARGQAGLRQLYDPDRIKEPLIRVEGSKRGDWNFRVATWEEAYDYIASRFQKVNPWEIAMVGGWTACVSYMHFSLPFVKTLQIPNIIASPMQHCVTAGHLGTDLVTGNFNVHDEILADFENARYILFSQNNASVAAISTARAVRFGKARKNGAKVVCLDPRQSELASKADEWIAIKPGTDHAFFLAMIHTMLRKELFDGEFLASHTNAPFLTFKDKNGTIELATDTGNDGKPGRYYVYDEISRTVVPVPAYTNTNQTTTNKKPIVPALRVPEDTLWNGKPVTTVFDIFIEKTKRFTPEWASNITDVPSATIERIAEEFAEARPALVDPGWMGARYHHVISQRRMQAIIQTLVGGIDSKGGWLMNGEYRHKAENAWHSKQHTPEEPPHDVPPVMLPGMGFAGGLIDIFANPASWSHGKPALSFAWAHEQQKQGKPSAFLPAMADSGMLEAVRGEMTWNGEPYRIKAFFMNAANPLRHYFPAERWEEILSSSNVDLVVTVDVLPSDTTAFADVILPNHTYLERNEPLLYPLGPDTNLGFATRLRAVEPLYNTRDAADIFCEITDRMGKLEAYIEGIAEYAGLDETLLKKEIAAAKAEGKPYNEAFLKTAYAALGNLSEQVTGRKLTGREVEQTIRKKGLIILKNADKLLEEAAMPHKIPLPTLSGRLELYSPILASFSRTAGSHPLWNPFLDYIPLSVSDETKKAPLDPDEFYFTYGKIPVVSHASTNNNNALLAAVTKPKENSFVGLWINKRKAEKLGLDEGEVVEIENLRHNKKTRARLFVTEMIRPDTVFLPSSYGSKNPKLNIAAEKGTALNELMPYSIEPLAASFMSQEFTVRIRPLKPKKLA, encoded by the coding sequence ATGAAAAAAAAAATAACGAGACGCCAGTTCCTTAAGGCAACAGGCGTTCTGGGCGGCATGGCCATCCTGCGACCAATATGGGATTCCGGCCAGCAAACAGCTGGTGTTCATGCCCAATCCTCTTCTGGAGAAGTTGTATGGATTCCGAGTATTTGCAATTTCTGCTCTTCTTTTTGCAACATCAACATCGCCGTAAAAACTGTCAACGGACGGAAACGTGCAGTAAAAATCGAGGGGAACCCGAACAGTCCGCTCAATCGGGGCAAGATCTGTGCGCGCGGTCAGGCAGGGCTTCGACAGCTCTACGATCCCGATCGTATCAAGGAACCACTGATCAGGGTTGAAGGAAGCAAAAGGGGGGACTGGAATTTCCGTGTCGCCACATGGGAAGAGGCCTACGACTATATCGCCTCCCGTTTCCAAAAAGTCAATCCGTGGGAAATCGCAATGGTTGGAGGATGGACCGCCTGTGTTTCCTACATGCACTTCAGCCTTCCGTTCGTCAAGACACTTCAAATCCCGAACATCATAGCCTCACCGATGCAGCACTGCGTCACAGCCGGGCATCTTGGAACCGACCTGGTAACCGGTAATTTCAATGTACATGATGAGATCCTGGCTGATTTCGAAAACGCCCGCTACATTCTCTTCAGTCAAAACAACGCCTCCGTTGCCGCCATTTCGACTGCTCGAGCCGTACGGTTCGGCAAAGCCCGGAAAAACGGAGCAAAAGTAGTCTGCCTCGACCCACGGCAAAGCGAGCTTGCTTCCAAAGCAGATGAATGGATTGCCATCAAACCAGGGACCGATCACGCCTTTTTTCTGGCCATGATCCACACCATGCTTCGCAAAGAGCTTTTCGATGGTGAATTTCTTGCCAGTCATACGAACGCTCCATTCCTCACATTCAAGGACAAAAACGGTACCATCGAACTGGCTACCGATACGGGAAACGACGGGAAACCCGGTCGTTATTACGTCTATGATGAAATAAGCAGAACAGTTGTTCCCGTCCCGGCTTATACCAACACAAATCAGACGACAACGAACAAAAAGCCTATTGTTCCCGCTCTGAGAGTACCTGAAGATACCCTTTGGAACGGCAAACCCGTAACAACGGTTTTTGACATTTTCATTGAAAAAACCAAACGGTTCACACCCGAGTGGGCATCGAACATCACGGATGTTCCCTCGGCGACTATTGAACGCATCGCAGAGGAATTTGCCGAAGCGCGCCCTGCTCTGGTCGACCCGGGCTGGATGGGCGCCCGTTATCACCACGTCATCTCGCAACGCCGCATGCAGGCGATCATTCAAACGCTTGTCGGCGGTATCGACAGCAAAGGTGGATGGCTGATGAACGGCGAATACCGCCACAAAGCTGAAAACGCCTGGCATTCGAAACAGCATACTCCTGAAGAGCCCCCTCATGATGTGCCTCCTGTCATGTTGCCCGGCATGGGATTCGCCGGTGGACTCATCGATATCTTTGCCAATCCGGCATCCTGGTCTCACGGCAAGCCTGCCCTTTCGTTTGCCTGGGCGCATGAACAGCAAAAACAGGGTAAGCCCTCGGCATTCCTTCCTGCAATGGCCGACAGCGGAATGCTCGAAGCCGTAAGAGGCGAGATGACGTGGAACGGAGAGCCTTACCGGATCAAGGCTTTTTTCATGAACGCAGCCAATCCGCTTCGACACTACTTTCCTGCCGAACGCTGGGAAGAAATCCTTTCCAGCAGTAACGTCGATCTGGTTGTCACGGTTGACGTACTTCCATCCGACACGACAGCGTTTGCAGACGTGATCCTGCCGAATCATACCTATCTGGAACGAAATGAACCCTTGCTCTACCCTCTCGGACCCGATACCAACCTTGGATTTGCAACCCGCCTTCGCGCCGTCGAACCCCTCTACAATACACGTGACGCGGCAGACATTTTCTGTGAAATAACCGACCGGATGGGCAAACTGGAGGCATACATAGAGGGAATTGCCGAATATGCCGGCCTCGATGAAACATTGCTGAAAAAAGAGATCGCTGCAGCGAAAGCAGAAGGAAAGCCATATAACGAAGCATTTCTCAAAACCGCGTACGCTGCTTTGGGTAATCTTTCTGAACAGGTTACCGGCAGAAAACTAACCGGACGCGAAGTAGAACAAACCATCCGGAAAAAAGGACTGATCATACTTAAAAACGCCGACAAACTGCTCGAAGAAGCAGCAATGCCGCACAAAATCCCGCTTCCGACTTTGTCCGGCCGGCTTGAACTGTACAGTCCGATCCTTGCATCATTCTCCCGTACTGCAGGGTCTCACCCATTGTGGAATCCCTTTCTGGATTACATCCCCCTTTCCGTTTCGGACGAAACAAAAAAAGCGCCTCTCGATCCGGATGAGTTTTACTTTACCTATGGTAAAATTCCGGTTGTGTCTCACGCTTCTACAAACAATAACAATGCACTTCTTGCTGCCGTGACGAAACCCAAGGAAAACAGTTTTGTCGGACTGTGGATCAACAAGAGAAAGGCTGAAAAACTCGGTCTGGATGAAGGAGAGGTTGTCGAGATTGAAAACCTGAGGCACAACAAAAAAACCAGAGCCAGGTTGTTCGTCACGGAAATGATCCGTCCCGATACGGTTTTTCTACCGTCTTCCTACGGAAGCAAAAACCCGAAACTCAACATAGCTGCAGAAAAAGGCACTGCACTTAACGAACTGATGCCCTACAGCATAGAACCCCTTGCAGCATCATTCATGTCGCAGGAATTTACGGTACGGATAAGGCCGCTAAAACCAAAAAAGCTCGCATAG
- a CDS encoding class I SAM-dependent methyltransferase, which yields MRKSRGASIEFSMIWESEYAVHNERRFITRVNFWRDLFPGRMGEAAEALLPGERCRESFAAGRLVLPFTTDGIVRFKEKCFESQQGYHSLLPRIGRFYPQGIAWTAFGCFRGNMNPFRIIGIENDTVIADTNHPLALYPVTLEATCVERRAAFEERGGMCHDISETVTSDGPGMQVPYPGIKTNFYSVYPFRRQNENEDVFFYGVPRFVNHLDETASNLIGGIYSKALVSGSKVLDLMSSWVSHLPDELEQCEVVGLGMNEEELAANKKLYGYVVHDLNESPLLPFTDDEFDAVICTASVEYLVRPLEVFKEIGRVVRQGGLCIITFSDRWFPGKQILPWSGLHGFERLGLVLDYFHKSCLFENLHTETVRGYLRSSDDRQRDKTAFSDPVFAVWGSVKEKEAL from the coding sequence ATGCGAAAATCACGAGGAGCTTCCATTGAGTTTTCCATGATTTGGGAGAGTGAATATGCTGTTCACAACGAACGTCGTTTTATTACCAGGGTTAATTTCTGGCGGGATCTTTTTCCTGGTAGAATGGGAGAGGCGGCCGAGGCTCTTCTTCCGGGTGAGCGTTGCAGAGAGAGCTTTGCTGCCGGTCGACTGGTTTTACCGTTTACAACGGATGGAATCGTTCGGTTCAAAGAAAAGTGCTTTGAAAGTCAGCAGGGATACCACTCACTTTTGCCAAGGATCGGACGGTTTTATCCACAGGGAATTGCCTGGACGGCTTTCGGTTGTTTTCGCGGCAACATGAACCCGTTCCGCATCATCGGAATTGAGAATGATACGGTAATTGCCGATACCAACCATCCTCTTGCTCTTTATCCCGTTACTTTGGAGGCAACATGTGTCGAGAGAAGAGCTGCGTTCGAAGAGCGCGGGGGGATGTGCCATGATATTTCGGAAACGGTTACATCCGATGGTCCTGGAATGCAAGTGCCTTATCCAGGAATCAAAACGAATTTTTATTCGGTGTATCCGTTCAGGAGACAGAACGAAAATGAAGACGTTTTTTTTTACGGTGTTCCGAGATTCGTCAATCATCTTGATGAAACAGCGTCAAACCTCATCGGTGGAATCTATTCGAAAGCACTTGTTTCCGGTTCAAAGGTGCTCGACCTGATGAGCAGTTGGGTATCCCATCTGCCTGATGAACTTGAACAATGTGAGGTTGTCGGGCTCGGCATGAATGAGGAGGAACTTGCTGCGAATAAAAAGTTGTATGGGTATGTTGTTCATGATCTGAACGAAAGTCCGTTACTGCCGTTTACGGATGACGAGTTTGATGCCGTTATCTGTACGGCGTCGGTAGAATACCTGGTCAGACCGCTTGAAGTCTTTAAGGAAATCGGCCGGGTTGTAAGGCAGGGAGGATTGTGTATCATAACATTTTCAGACCGGTGGTTCCCCGGCAAGCAGATTTTGCCCTGGTCCGGGCTGCATGGATTTGAGCGGCTGGGTCTTGTCCTCGATTATTTTCACAAATCATGTCTTTTTGAGAACCTCCACACCGAGACAGTGCGAGGCTATCTCCGGTCGTCCGATGATCGGCAAAGAGATAAAACAGCGTTTTCCGATCCTGTTTTTGCTGTTTGGGGAAGCGTGAAAGAGAAAGAAGCATTGTAA
- the nrfD gene encoding NrfD/PsrC family molybdoenzyme membrane anchor subunit has product MSFVHQDVWHWQIAMYLFLGGLGGATVAIGAMLHMFERCDRKIISAAVVAAIGFMIIGTLFLLADMLQPLKAVYALTNPRSWIFWGVVFINLYFLAATAYVIPLLKSWPWFEPLVNKIPAPILTLLERYNQMAALGGATAGFLVAIYTGLLISSAPAISFWNTPALPLLFVISAFSTGAAFLLLLFTFSREEGSSTIVRKLEQLDAALIVTELIILGAYFNFAFFLPTGARESAAILFETPMFVIGFLGFGLIIPLLIETYSIFFARHTRGSASLMVTAGCLVLAGGFLLRYYVLHAGVFQYPW; this is encoded by the coding sequence ATGTCTTTTGTACATCAGGATGTTTGGCACTGGCAGATTGCCATGTACCTTTTTCTCGGAGGACTTGGCGGAGCGACGGTTGCGATCGGAGCGATGCTGCACATGTTTGAGCGCTGCGACCGGAAAATCATTTCAGCCGCGGTTGTTGCCGCCATTGGTTTTATGATCATCGGCACCCTCTTTCTTTTGGCTGACATGCTTCAGCCACTCAAAGCGGTCTATGCCTTGACCAATCCCCGTTCATGGATTTTCTGGGGTGTCGTGTTCATCAACCTTTACTTTCTTGCAGCAACTGCTTATGTCATCCCGCTTTTGAAGAGCTGGCCCTGGTTCGAGCCCCTGGTTAACAAAATCCCTGCTCCGATTCTCACTCTGCTGGAACGCTACAACCAAATGGCAGCGCTCGGAGGAGCCACTGCCGGATTCCTGGTGGCAATCTACACCGGGCTCCTCATCTCTTCGGCACCGGCCATTTCATTCTGGAACACCCCTGCATTGCCGCTGTTGTTCGTTATCTCCGCATTTTCAACCGGAGCGGCATTTTTGCTCCTGCTTTTCACCTTTTCCAGAGAAGAAGGCTCATCGACCATTGTCCGCAAGCTTGAGCAACTCGACGCCGCCCTGATAGTCACCGAACTTATCATTCTCGGAGCCTACTTCAACTTCGCATTCTTTTTACCGACCGGAGCGAGGGAATCCGCTGCGATTCTTTTCGAAACCCCTATGTTTGTCATCGGTTTTCTGGGCTTCGGGCTCATTATCCCATTACTGATAGAAACATACAGCATCTTCTTCGCCCGCCATACCAGAGGCTCTGCGTCTCTTATGGTTACCGCCGGCTGCCTGGTGCTGGCCGGCGGTTTTCTCCTCAGATACTACGTGCTTCACGCCGGGGTATTCCAGTATCCATGGTAG